From Athene noctua chromosome 19, bAthNoc1.hap1.1, whole genome shotgun sequence, one genomic window encodes:
- the RTN4RL1 gene encoding reticulon-4 receptor-like 1: MLRQGGFAELLLVLLGLKVPGALGCPTDCVCYPSPMTVSCQAHNFVTIPEGIPEDSERIFLQNNQITLLLRGHFSPSMVTLWIYSNNITFIDPNTFDGFVNLEELDLGDNRYLRALAADTFQGLVKLHALYLYKCGLSSLPSGIFGGLHNLQYLYLQDNHIEFLQDDIFVDLVNLSHLFLHGNKLWSLHQNTFRGLINLDRLLIHQNQLQWIHRRAFHDLRRLTTLFLFNNSLSELQGDCLAHLGALEFLRLNGNPWSCDCKARSLWEWLHRFRGSSSSVICESPEQMHGKDLKVLRAEDFRNCSGSESLHQIKTHTFSTVDRGASKTHHPHHSSKEKGKERGAENSLHSSQPAAPPGSRPGYRKPGKNCTSHKTRNRTSKPVSLGPRKNGQEMPDYVPDYQHKFSFGVMPTLSPKRKGKCTRRTPIRPPSGVQQAAGCSGLRASLLVFMMVLAAVIR, encoded by the coding sequence gggggtttgcagagctgctgctggtgctgctggggctgaaGGTGCCTGGCGCCCTGGGCTGCCCCACCGACTGCGTGTGCTACCCGTCCCCGATGACCGTCAGCTGCCAGGCTCACAACTTCGTCACCATCCCTGAGGGCATCCCTGAGGACAGCGAGAGGATCTTTCTCCAGAACAACCAGATCACCTTGCTGCTGCGGGGCCACTTCAGTCCCTCCATGGTCACCCTCTGGATCTACTCCAACAACATCACCTTCATTGACCCCAACACCTTTGACGGGTTCGTCAATCTAGAAGAGCTGGACCTGGGAGACAACCGCTACCTAAGGGCTTTAGCTGCAGACACTTTCCAAGGGCTGGTGAAACTCCACGCCTTGTATCTGTACAAGTGTGGGCTGAGCTCCCTCCCCAGCGGGATATTTGGTGGCCTCCACAACCTGCAATACCTTTACCTGCAAGACAACCACATCGAGTTCCTTCAGGATGATATTTTTGTTGACTTGGTTAACCTCAGCCATCTTTTTCTCCATGGAAACAAGCTCTGGAGCCTCCATCAGAACACATTCAGGGGACTAATAAACCTGGATCGGCTGCTCATCCATCAAAATCAGCTGCAGTGGATTCACAGGCGGGCTTTTCATGACCTCCGAAGATTGACCACCCTTTTCCTGTTCAATAACAGCCTCTCGGAGCTGCAGGGGGACTGCCTGGCCCACCTGGGAGCCCTGGAGTTTCTCAGGCTGAACGGGAACCCGTGGAGCTGCGATTGCAAAGCCCGTTCGCTCTGGGAATGGCTGCACAGGTTCAGAGGCTCCAGCTCCAGCGTCATCTGCGAGTCCCCTGAGCAGATGCACGGCAAGGACCTCAAGGTGCTAAGAGCAGAAGACTTTAGGAACTGTTCAGGGTCCGAGTCGCTCCATCAGATTAAAACACATACTTTCTCTACGGTGGACAGAGGAGCCTCCAAAACCCACCACCCTCACCACTCCTccaaggagaaggggaaggagagaggggccGAGAACAGTTTGCACAGCAGCCAGCCTgccgccccccccggctcccggcCGGGCTATCGCAAACCCGGCAAGAACTGCACCAGCCACAAAACCCGTAACCGAACCTCTAAACCGGTATCCTTGGGGCCGCGGAAAAACGGGCAGGAGATGCCAGACTATGTGCCTGATTATCAGCACAAATTCAGTTTCGGGGTGATGCCAACGCTCTCCCCCAAACGCAAGGGTAAGTGTACTCGGCGGACACCCATCCGCCCCCCCAGCGGGGTCCAGCAGGCAGCCGGCTGCTCGGGGCTCAGGGCTTCGCTCCTGGTTTTCATGATGGTGTTAGCGGCCGTCATACGCTGA